The following proteins are encoded in a genomic region of Ostrea edulis chromosome 7, xbOstEdul1.1, whole genome shotgun sequence:
- the LOC125654537 gene encoding uncharacterized protein LOC125654537 isoform X1: MFTWTMVEIIVASWVCSFSVLCLELPESACAVSLRTVGVISRCPRNKYEYDVASTRKNCSQYNATGCLELHYHCVLNENATGLVELEDARHSATMFRALEIATYETVPIQILLVHNITIQLTPICMLFVTMWWKVMWKIMNERHKQRFPIY, encoded by the exons ATGTTTACCTGGACTATGGTAGAAATCATTGTG GCATCGTGGGTTTGTTCCTTCTCTGTGTTGTGCCTTGAACTTCCTGAAAGCGCATGTGCTGTTTCGTTAAGAACTGTTGGTGTGATTTCAAGGTGCCcaagaaataaatatgaatatgaCGTGGCATCGACTAGGAAAAACTGTAGCCAGTACAATGCCACTGGCTGTTTAGAATTGCATTACCACTGTGTCTTGAATGAAAATGCAACGGGGTTGGTTGAA CTGGAAGATGCGCGTCATTCAGCAACGATGTTCAGAGCATTGGAGATAGCTACATACGAAACTGTACCTATTCAAATCCTGCTTGTCCACAACATTACAATTCAACTGACTCCTATATGT ATGCTGTTTGTTACAATGTGGTGGAAGGTCATGTGGAAAATAA TGAATGAAAGACACAAACAACGCTTTCCAATTTATTGA
- the LOC125654537 gene encoding uncharacterized protein LOC125654537 isoform X2 has product MFTWTMVEIIVASWVCSFSVLCLELPESACAVSLRTVGVISRCPRNKYEYDVASTRKNCSQYNATGCLELHYHCVLNENATGLVEVCAASRFIFSGRCASFSNDVQSIGDSYIRNCTYSNPACPQHYNSTDSYMYAVCYNVVEGHVENNE; this is encoded by the exons ATGTTTACCTGGACTATGGTAGAAATCATTGTG GCATCGTGGGTTTGTTCCTTCTCTGTGTTGTGCCTTGAACTTCCTGAAAGCGCATGTGCTGTTTCGTTAAGAACTGTTGGTGTGATTTCAAGGTGCCcaagaaataaatatgaatatgaCGTGGCATCGACTAGGAAAAACTGTAGCCAGTACAATGCCACTGGCTGTTTAGAATTGCATTACCACTGTGTCTTGAATGAAAATGCAACGGGGTTGGTTGAAGTATGTGCTGCATCGAGGTTTATTTTTT CTGGAAGATGCGCGTCATTCAGCAACGATGTTCAGAGCATTGGAGATAGCTACATACGAAACTGTACCTATTCAAATCCTGCTTGTCCACAACATTACAATTCAACTGACTCCTATATGT ATGCTGTTTGTTACAATGTGGTGGAAGGTCATGTGGAAAATAA TGAATGA